In a genomic window of Platichthys flesus chromosome 24, fPlaFle2.1, whole genome shotgun sequence:
- the zgc:103586 gene encoding zgc:103586: protein MHMQLSHCPNVCVCLSLSVCVCVCVCVCVSAAVRTEDHSLKSSGFRLCVSSSSVMSDQVKELVSKCLQARDMAYCPYSRFPVGAAILTADGAIITGCNVENASYGLTVCAERTAVQRAVVEGHTQFRAIAVTCDIKDRFVGPCGACRQVLMEFGSDWIVYLAKPDGSYKETSLSELLPLAFSSAHLAKN from the exons ATGCACATGCAGTTGTCCCATTgccccaatgtgtgtgtctgtctctctctctctgtgtgtgtgtgtgtgtgtgtgtgtgtgtgtgtgtcagctgctgtCAGGACTGAAGATCACTCACTGAAATCATCAGGAttcaggttgtgtgtctcttcaAGCTCTGTAATGTCAG ATCAAGTTAAAGAGCTCGTGTCAAAGTGTCTCCAGGCTCGGGACATGGCTTACTGTCCATACAGCCGCTTCCCTGTCGGTGCTGCCATACTGACAGCAGATGGCGCCATAATCACAG GCTGTAACGTGGAGAACGCCTCCTACGGCCTCACGGTGTGTGCCGAGCGCACGGCCGTCCAGAGAGCTGTGgtggagggacacacacagttcaggGCCATCGCTGTGACATG CGACATCAAAGATCGCTTCGTCGGTCCGTGTGGAGCCTGTCGACAGGTTCTTATGGAG TTTGGATCCGACTGGATCGTGTACTTGGCCAAGCCGGACGGATCGTACAAAGAAACCAGCCTCAGTGAACTTCTACCTCTCGCCTTCTCATCGGCACATCTCGCAAAGAACTAA